Part of the Scomber japonicus isolate fScoJap1 chromosome 2, fScoJap1.pri, whole genome shotgun sequence genome, TAATAGctgctgatatatttgagtCTATTTTATTTCAGATCTGATGCCCAAAACAGTCACAACAAACCAgttaatgaaaatgtatttatttttcataaataaatcaatttgatacacattcaacatttacaGTGCACATATATGGCTCTATGGAATTTCTACATATCtggtaaataaatatttttcactataaaaagaaaattagaCATGACAAAGACACAAATCACAAACAAAGACATCAGTGCTGGTAGTCTAGATACTGCGGCTTCACTGTGTTACAGACTAAGTtcagtaaatatattctttaaaGGTGTGATGGGATCTTTTTGTCCAGTGTCAGTTGACAAATGCGTGTAAACCATGACATGCTGTGTGACTGAAGATGTCTGCTAAAGTTGGAAGCATGGGTttgaaaatgcagttttattgAATAGTATATTATCATGTAGCATTTGTGTGTAGCTCTTGATAATACTTGTTTTTATGGCTGGAGGAGTAAATGTCCTCCAGtatatcttaaaacaacaggaAGAAGTGAAACTGTTTTATATAGTGGTTTTAAGAACAACATAAATGTGCTCAATTAGTTCAAACTCTGTTCACAATCATGGGATGTCTCTTTGTTGATGTAATGATCAATAAATAATTGTTGGTTTCCTTTAATGCTGATATATGGGAGTGTGGACAGAGGTAGAAAGGTGAAGGAGAAACCTTCTGACAACACCAACCCGTCAACTGGCAGAAGAGCTATATGAGCTTAAGGTTTGAATTGTGCTTTGTCCCTTTTTagcttttcatctgttttccGTGCGAGACAAAATCTGAATTGTTGTCAATTCCAGAGTTAACAGCGTGAATGtaatgcaaaatacattttccacCAGCAACGTCAAATTCAGAGTAAGGATTCACACGACTACAGTCATTTTGTGATTCATAGCAGGAACACATATTAGCCACATAGCTAAAGGTCTCTTTCCATAGCCCTTGTTTGCTACTTTTTATATCGTTTGATACTTTTTACATTATTGGCCTTTACCCACTTAGTCACAATTGATGACTATTTATCGAAGcgttaatattttgtaaaaagCACCAATAACCATCTCTATAATATTGTCATAGTATCATTATCaaagtatttggtcaaaaatattgtgatgtttgatttttgccatatttTCCAGCCCTAGGTTTGGCTGGGTGGTAGCAAGACAGGCCTTCTTGCTCAACATCAGTTCCTAAAACCTAGTGAAAAGCCAAAATAGCAGCTTATTATCCTCCATGGTTTTTGGAATCAGATGTTCAACAATCATACACGGTTGCAATGTTCAGGTGTCCAGATGTTTTTGGTATTTGAAAATCGTCAATCAAAAAAGTGGGAACAAGTAAAAGTCAAATGATCGGTTATTGTTTTTAACTATGAGAGGTAACACTAAGATGTATTTAGGTTTGCTATCATTCTTACTACTTTCTCAGgcctgtatttattaaaaaattgcCAACTGACTGGCACAAagttttaaaatactttttgggATTTTCAGACAGCGGTGTGTAATCATGTTTTCAGATTGTGATCATTATAATACAATAACACGCTATTTTGCAAGAGTAACAGATAAATTGTATCACTCTCTTGATATTTCTTCattattcataaaaataaataaaatagcatTCTATTAgatctctcttttttaatgaGGCTCCTGGAAGACTTCATATTTCCTGACTAACTCCAACATCTGCCCCGTCAGAAAGCTCTGTCTCCTGGTGTGACTGGACGTCCTCCTGCTCCTCAGTAATGGTTGATGTACTATCAATGGTTTCCTCTATTATAATGCACTCAGTTTCAGTACCAACGGTGTGTTTatcatcctctcttccttccattgGGTTGGAGTTCTCTGAAGCTTGCTCTGAGTGGCATTCCTCATCTGTTGACTGGTGACTCGTTAAGTCCGTTAAAACCATTGTTATCGGTGACTCCTCGCTGTCATCATACTCTTCACCGTTTTGCGTTTCTGTCTGAGGCTGGGATGTGTAGATCTGCTGGTTCTCACTGGATGGCGACTCCTCGTGAAGTTCCTCTTGACCAGccgacacagctgctgtttcacTGTCTTGGTTTACGACGTCTGGTGAGCTCTGCTGATCAGCAGGTGTATTTTTGAAGCCCTCTTCCCCTGCAAGGAGAttcaaaaaacatttacagagCAGCACAAAAAATAGTAGATAACAAACATTTACAACAGTAGAGTCAAACTGAGTATTCACCTTCCTGTGTATCAGAACCTGGCGACTCAGCCTGCTGAGAGCTCAGAATGATGGCGTCTTTTCCTCCTATTGTGACAAAATATTACTCAAAGTAAGTCATTTATAAAAGTGGTAAGAATTCAGTTACTATATCTGTAATGCCACTACTGTTGGATTGGATAGAGAGGGGTAAATGTAATGTGGGGAGAtgttagaagaagaaaatgatgaGTTCAGAGTTTGAAAGCAGTAGAAGAACATACTTCCATGTATTCCCAAAGACACATTATAAGTCAGGCCTccaggaagcaagaaggaaaggGCAGAAGAAAGGATAAGAAAGGTAAATCATTGTAAACAGTGTGTTGAATACAGGTTACAATGATTACACTTGTCTTAATGTAatatattagggctgcaactaaggatgatagtacattttatttatagaaggCTTCTAAAGATAGTCAAAGACGCTGTACATAAGTTAAAAGAATCCTAAACTACAAAAAcatactaaaagaaaaaaaggcgcAGGCCATTTATCACACAATAAAAGCAGTTCTAAAAAGAtgagttttattttcatcattaattAATCTAATGAtaattttctcaattaattgtttcagtCCGATTTAACTTCTTCAAATGTCTGATATTGTCCAACCCACAGTCCAAAACCAatagatattcaatttacaatgatataGAACAGATAAAAGCAGCAAACCCTCACCCACCAACActtatttggcatttttatttgaaaaatctGATTGAAAGTCTGAAAAagctgattaattttcttttaatcaaCTAATCGTAGACGTTTATCCAATTAAAATACTCATAGCCACCTGGAAGGCTCCATAATCCAGAAATTTCTAGTGTTTTTAGTTTCTTCTCCAGTTCTGCTACTCGAGTTCCAAGAATCCtaaagacaaaatacaaaagttaTGCAAACAATGTGTGtacatgaaacattttcagCTGGAGAGAAAGGAGCTGGGGGAGGTGTGTGTCTCAATTTAACATGAAATCATGGCATATGAGTCCCACTGTAGACATCTATCTGAAGTTTGACAGTATCTTTGTGAAACTGGCCACAGGACTTGACAGAGAGTGAACACAGTCCAGACAGTGTTAACAATGAGATTGAGTACTTGTTGATTTGGCGTTGGTGCTGAATCACCATGTTCTTCTCATGGATGGTTTCCAGCAGGGCAGTGGCGAGAGACTTGAGGTCGGAGATGGACTGAGGAGTCACGGGCAAGCTGCAGCCATTTTCTTCAGACAATAACAGTTCCTTCACTGCACACACATCAGTAGTCAGTTACAGACACCGTaccttcaatttaatggtttacagaagcacacacatgcctgttcttcaccatcatcatattaagagagttttaaaaatatgattcCTCTAACCTTGTTTGGCGGAGAGCACTCCGGTGAGTGCACTGCTGTTGGGTTTCCCACAGATTTTAGAGTTCTTCCTGCACTCCAGGGCACTCTGAAATCAATTCAAAGCATTAGTGAGGATTAAACTGTCgtctttttattaaaaacatgctcTTTTACATGGATCTGTGATCTTTAATTTGCCCTGTTTTCACAGtattgagaaaataaacaatCAAAAAATATTGACCACTACTGGCACAGAAGGGGATTCTTTgccatttgatcgacattcgttgatcccgcctcaaatacgaggtaatgaacggctcctcgtcagaccctacctcaatctcacatgagattgagatgcggtctggtgttagccaggctaggtTTCTGGTATTTACTTTTGGATATTTTGTAGACCACTAACTGGGTATTTTTTACCGTCATATCAGGCATTTTAGTTTTAACataaaccatgatctttccctaacccttgtgcctaaacctaaccattttaacccaaaccatgggAATGATTGGCTTATAACCAGCCAGCAAAAATGTTTCTCCATTTTGAAACAGTTTGAATACCAATACCAATAGAAATACTATTGACAAGGAGGAATCCATACCAAAAGCCTGTTGCTTAAAAAAGTGTAGTTACCTTGTACTTCAACAGATTTGTTTTGAGCAAGTTGACCTCTTCTTGAAGTTGACGGAGCCTTTCATGCAAATacctgaaaaacatttttaatcaaaagcTTCAATTCAAAAGTCAATCTTTTTATGTGGAGAAAAAACCTTCATGTTATAACTAAGTCAAATCCAAAGTCATTATGTTATAATTTCTTATTCTATAgttaaatacacattaatacattaataatgaaataatactTTCTTTCACTGAACTAGCTGAGTAGTAGAAGGATAACAGTGTTTCAACAGGATGCTAAGCTTAGAGATTCTGCCGTTACCTTTGGAAACTGCTGCAGATATTCTAATATTCGTAACAGTGAGGCACAGAAGCACCAACAATGatagttttaaaaaacacaaacctgtTCTCCATGCAGAGCGCATCTATGTCCAAAATCCGAATCTCATCATTCCCCACAATGTGATTAATTTCTATGTTAAGACGATGAGCTTTCTGCTGGAACACGTCCCGTTCCGCTTGTACATCCTGAAGCTCGTCTGTCAGAGATTTGACGCTGTGTTCCAGCACCTCGTTCTGCAGCGACACAAATCACACAGACATAATCACACAGAGTACATAAACTGTGGCATAATATTTAAtctgttcttatttatttctttattactAATATAACTAATTAAAGAAAGCCACAGTTCCAGACAAACTATGTGCAGCCATATTTGACATATTCTTTATTATTAAGACATCTTATCCTGAATGATCACAGCCACAAATCTGTCATAAATATGTGACATGACGACTTTGTTtgtctgaaattaaaataacagAAGAAAGAATTAATGTCATTGCTGTCTTTATAATTTGGGAGCACGTGTTTTTGTTATTAGGAGGAAGTGGGAGCTCTTATTGCAAAGACAAaggatgttttgttgttgttgttgttgtgcatgTTGTGAAATTTCAGGCAGCGTTTAATTACTGTGATCCTAATCTAATTTTTAGTTAAGCAGCTGACTGAAAGCGATGAACTGAATGTCACCTGAATAGCCTGAATAACCTCAACAGTCCTCACCTGCTCTCCAGCTCTTTCTAACTGTTTGACCAGATCCTCTCGCTCGTGTGCTGGAAAGTGTCGAGCGCCAACCTCCTCATCTCCCAGCCTCTGTTTGGTGATGGTCATTCGTaggagctgtgggaacatggaTCCACCAGTAGTAATGTAACTTCACAGATAATTTGTCCATAGGTCATACAATATCTATAATCCTCCTGATTTATTGAATTGCATGATCTCAATTTTATGTATTCCAATCAACCTGATCACAATTTATTTTGACTGATTCAAAACTGACAAACATTTGATGTGTTGGAGACATACTAAGTAAAATAAAcgttatatacattatatattatatatatatttaacattataaTCTTATTTGTTATTAACCAAACATTCAATAAGGCAGAAAAAAATGACCTGGTACCTTGTTATCACCCTGAGCTTCTACCAGTCGCTGTTTCAGCTCCTTCACCTCTTCAGAAAGTTGGTTACTTTTTTCTCTGGAGTCTCTCAGTAGCTGGGCTAAATTTACCTGAATAAGACATGAACGTCAGTTTGAGTCAGCATTTAGGGCTGTGCAGAACAACATGGGTTTCATATAACATCTGCATGCTAACATTCTCACAACTATGCCAACATGATGATACTCAGCAGATATAATGTTGACCTTGTTCAGCATTTTAGATTAGTATGTTAGCTAattaacactaaacacaaaggTTAGCtaaggctgatgggaatgtcattaatTCAGCAGgcatttggtcataaaccaaagtatatTATGCTGCTGATGGTGCtagaggaaaggacagaggagccccaagttattataattaattctgaGGGGTCATGAATGTTTCTAAATTTGAAggcaatccatctaatagttaTTGAAACAATTATCCTAAAAATAAAAGCCCACAAATGTCAGCCTAACAGCAGTGATGTCTGTTGTGGAGATATTTCTGTCAGGACCAAAGTGACAGTTGGTTCGACCTACATTGTCTGGCAAGAAATTTCCctcaacttttaaaataaaatcattacaGAGGTCACAGTGGTGAGGAGCATCCCATCAGCCATGATGAACTGTTACCGTTTTCCCAATGAAATGTTGTTACAGACATTGGCGGTACACTGTCCTCTGCCCACTGGCAATGATCAATTAAAACTGACTGTGTTACGAAACTGctcccaaaaaagaaaaatcagtgcacagacacagctggattCAATGGTACAAGAATTATGTCTTGTTTCATGATTTCTGGATATTCGAGTAAAACAGCATCAGCAAGTCAAAATCACTCACTTGATTTCGTTTCTCAGGAGGCAGCGACAGATCTCCATCCTATTGATtgttaaatgaaaataacagaaatcACCATTAATCACAATATCTAATACCACATGTTTATTCTACGTATTTTCAGATCTGTACTTGTTCAGCACACACTGAGGTCTTACAATGAGCTCCCTGTACTTCTTCTTGAGTCCTTGGTGCCGCTCACGAAGCTGGTTGGCCATCAGTTTGTACTGATCCCGCTCCTGCTGGCAGGTGTCCAGCTCTTTAGACAGAATCAGAAGAGCTTCTTTCTTGCTCTCCAACTTCCgcttacaaattacaaactgcaAGCAGGAgagtaaaacaaatattattattatgaatatgaaaacatgaaaaacaaaaacaaaaatatcacaatacaCAGATGAGGCCTCTTctgatgttaatgttaatatatgAAATCACCATTTTTCAGTGAGTTCCCTTAAAtttaatataatgatataattgttttaattttatttgttaCAGTTACTCacctatttatttttgttttgtttgaacaaaaccaaacacagaGGGCCTTTCATGGCCACTATATGTTCCCCTACACAGttggaagggttagggtgaggggaGGTGTATTCAGttagttgcaatctgcaacctcaccactagatgacTCCAAATCCTACACACAGGTCCTTCAATCTCTGCATtactttctcaattaatcaatcagttgtttggtccataaaatgtcagaaaatcgTGAAAATTGACAATTTATGTTTCCCAAAGCACAACATGATGctctcaaatgtcttgtttttgtccacaaaccaaagatattcagtttactctGATAGAAGACGaagttccagcttctcaattgtgaatattttatggATCCTTtagacaattttttttttaaagttaagcAATTAATACATTATCAAAGTAGGTGCAACCAATAGATTGAGCAACTTATTGTTCCAGCTCTTGGTAACATGAATATGGGGGTAATGACAGACCTTTAAGTTTCATCTACAGATATTGATTGTGAGATATATCTCTAATAACTAGTGACAATTTAAAACACCTGCTGTGTGCTGCATGCTGTTTTACATGTAAGTTACTTTGTAAAATGACGGACTCTGCAGGTAcaaggaaacacacagaaataaatccACTTCCTCATGTACGACCGCTGCAGGCTCTCAGAACACACTGAGAGATGTAATCCTGTTTACTCCCTTTAATCTGACTGTCTCTACATCCAAACAGGAGGCGACAAACTGAATTCAGACACATTTTACTATCGACATTATAATGCAGTAGTTACTCCAGCATCAGTGCAGGTTATAGTGTGCATGTCCACGGTGTCTCACCTCGCTGATCATCCCCTGCCAGTCACTCTCGCTCCTCCTGCTCACGTCCATCTCTCTCTGCGGCGCAGAAAACCCCTTAATGACAACTACTGAGGATCAAACAGGCACCACCGGGCTGTGGTTGCTCCTGctgaacattttgacattttgcatCGTCAAGACGGATTAGCTGATCGGGGAAATACGGACTGCATCATTTCCGCTCGTCATACGTCATAGCTTCGTCACGACGCTTTTGGAGATGCGCGTAAAACCAAGGAAAGGACAACTACTAGTCTGCTTGCGTAAAACTCAGAAAGGACACTATTAAAGACTATAAAGAGTTATTTCTTCCTATGAACACGAGCTTTGTTTCTTCAGACTGTTCTTAGGAGACATAAATGTTATTAAGGAGCTCTAATGGGATATATTATGGACTGTCTCATTTTCCTGGCCACCCCTGTGTGAACAATTGAACTGGCATAAAATACGGTTAACTGGTGGTAAATATTGtattaataacattttgaatgAGGTATTTTGCATCCAAATAAAACACGTGTTGAAGAGGAGGTTAAGGCTGgatattgaatatttttgtgACGTCTGtagattagaaaaaaataaacatccgTTTAGTCTTCTTTGTTTTGAGGACAATTTGAGAGACAAAGATTTTGTTTACTTtgtacttttcattttattaattgGGAAACTtcacataaatatacaataaaaataagaaatgcatttgtttaaaatgttcttatCGTGACTGCCAATTAATATCCATAGATGTAAACATCTCaaacaaaaagataaattatAGATCAGACAGCCATCAGGAGTATAGgctgaaataaacaacaataaccaCATTTACACTAGGGGGGATTTGCAGCTTTTAAAGCGCTAAACAGTCAAATTATGTTAATCCTTATGTAGCCGACTGAAAGATAGTACAGAGGAAAAGCTGAACAGCTTTAAGACATTTTGAGGCTTGTTCAGAGGTCAAGACATGGGACGAGAAAAAATGGATATCTATACAAATACCCTCAGCACCTGATTTATAACCCCAAAGTACAGAAGTACTTGGGCTGGCTTGTCACTATCTTAATTCTTAAAGAGCATAAGAGGGAAAATTGAGACCTTAGTTGAGGTTATTTATGTTATTAGACAAAACTtcttaatattaatattctCTGGATactgtaaattaaaaatgttttggaaCTACAAACTGTATCATCCCATAAAGGATGATCAAATGTTGATAAAGTAGTCTCTGTTTGTGCATGACAGGACTGATGTCAGACACGTAGGCCTCTTGGTGTTCTTTGGTGATGTTGTCAACAGTCTCTGAAATAAAccaaatgatgtcatcatttgTCATCTGCAGCAATTGAAACAAAATTCCGTCTCAGTTGCTGACAGCGCGATCAGTTTCAGACATGTTGTCTGATGCACTTTGTCTTGGCTACATGGTCACATTTCACCGTTTGTACTTCTGTCACAGAGTGAAAAACTAATTCAGACCATTCATATGGTTAAATGTTCTTTAATGCATTTCAACAAACTCATCCTTACATAAGACGGTGTGTAAAAGATCAATTTTTAACcagcagtgaaaaaaatatttacataattgTCATTATCAGTTGTACTAGGGATTAATAAAAaggtaatttatttatttaattaattttttaaagaaatctcaAAATGCTAACAAAACGTATTGCTAATAGatctttttgtgattttaatttaattaatttcacagTTTAACACAGATTTGAACATATTTAAAGACCATGGCCTAATTGACACACCATTATTATACATGTGAACAAGATTTCTGCTCTAAAACCAATGGACTTTAATTAAATCTGTACAATACATGAAACATATCAAAAAATCTGTAAAGAAAAGATCACACATTTGTGTCTCCCACAAAGCATGTTAAGACAAATAGCAGCACAATTAACCTTGTGATTGTAATTCAGAGCAACACTTAgtattatacattttacatagGCATCAGGAATAAATTACATAATATTTTGTTCTGCTATTAATCAGGCACTCTTTTAGCTTGACATAAATGTTGTGCAGTTAGTCTTAAGCTTGTGATATTAAGGGAATACATTCAGCTGTGTTTTTGGTAAGTAAGGAAACCTCAGCATC contains:
- the LOC128375419 gene encoding coiled-coil domain-containing protein 149-like — encoded protein: MDVSRRSESDWQGMISEFVICKRKLESKKEALLILSKELDTCQQERDQYKLMANQLRERHQGLKKKYRELIDGDLSLPPEKRNQVNLAQLLRDSREKSNQLSEEVKELKQRLVEAQGDNKLLRMTITKQRLGDEEVGARHFPAHEREDLVKQLERAGEQNEVLEHSVKSLTDELQDVQAERDVFQQKAHRLNIEINHIVGNDEIRILDIDALCMENRYLHERLRQLQEEVNLLKTNLLKYKSALECRKNSKICGKPNSSALTGVLSAKQVKELLLSEENGCSLPVTPQSISDLKSLATALLETIHEKNMVIQHQRQINKILGTRVAELEKKLKTLEISGLWSLPGGKDAIILSSQQAESPGSDTQEGEEGFKNTPADQQSSPDVVNQDSETAAVSAGQEELHEESPSSENQQIYTSQPQTETQNGEEYDDSEESPITMVLTDLTSHQSTDEECHSEQASENSNPMEGREDDKHTVGTETECIIIEETIDSTSTITEEQEDVQSHQETELSDGADVGVSQEI